DNA sequence from the Sylvia atricapilla isolate bSylAtr1 chromosome 27, bSylAtr1.pri, whole genome shotgun sequence genome:
TTGTGGTAAGCTCATAAGATCATAAAATAATTCCAGATGAGTATAAAGGGCAGCTTTATCATCTGGGAAACCCAAGTGCCCATCTACAGGCAGAACAGGAGGAGAAGAGCTTTCTCCAGGTTATCCCAGAATGACCCTGGTGCCCCTCAGATGACTCACcccctcctgtcactgctgccccAAAAGCTGGTGAGAAACAACATCTATTCGGGAGGAGCCTCACTGAGATGCACCTCAACTTCATGCACTGGAAAAGCCTCTTGGTGCTCAGCAACACCTGACAACCTGCAGGTAACACCTGCACACCTGAGCAGTGACCCACAGCTGGGCCAGGTCCAGAACCTCCAGGACTCTGTGTGGGCTCCTCTGTGCTTGTCACTTTGCTGTGGGAAATGTCGATGCCCCAGAGGCACCAACACATCCCAAGCCTGCAGCATGGCCTCTGCAATCTCCTAACAGTATTTTCCCAAGAGATGgaggtatttctttttaagatgtTTCCACATGCTCCAATGctgaagaaggaggagaaagatcCAGCCTGGAGCATGCACAGGAGCCAGACCCAGAGGTGCCAGGAAGATGACAAGGAAATTCATCCTGGCAAAGCTCCAGTGGCCCAAGCTCACAAAGCAGCTGGGTGCAGTGAAAAACTGTTCCCATGGGcgagaaatttttaaaactgatgaAGAAACAATTGAGTTTTTAGGGATGGCTCAGTCCTGCTCTTCAGCTGCTCCACATCGGTGCACCAACGGATAAAATTAACACAATTACATCAACACTTTCTGCCAGGACCCCAACAATCCatgaggcagcagagcagcagacaaTAATTATCCTGTGACCACACTCCATTCCTGTGCTCTGGATACCCTGGGAGCCCTCTGGCAtgtctgcagctgcttcagGGCGTTAGTTACAGCCATTCTGAAATACAGAGCTCCCCTTCTGCTCGTTTTctaattttccagttttattaaGCCACGGAGAACATTATTGTGCACTTGGACAAAGCTGAGTCCTTGAGCAAAGTATCCATATTCTGCTGTACTGCAATCCCTAAAAGGAAACAATAGAACATGGAACCCTCATTGCTGAGTTGTCATAAGGATTCTGAAAAGGTTTTCCCttatttttgctgatttttatgGAAACGAGCACAGACACACTGATGCGGTGAAGCCTTTGGAATGTGTACTAAGCAAACCTCATCTAGCTCTTACCTGGCCCGGGATGTTTCACAAACACTTGACACCTTCTGAGGTTTTAACTCCACTCCCCAATACATCAGTTATTGCTCTGATTTCCACAAGAGCAACTGAGCTACTGCAGATGAACAGGAAGGGCTGGGGTAGGGAAGAAATTAATGCACAGAACTGCAAAGAAAtcagggtgtgcagggctggctcctCCAGAGCAACACCAAGGAATCAGCTTCTGCCTATACGGGTCCATTTTAGCAAGGGAAAGGTGCAAATTCccaaaagaacacaaaaaggaaacattgtGAAGGCACATAATGAAAGCAGCGCACAGCAGGGCCTcgggaaggaagaaaggagctGGAGGTCACTACCTGCAGACACCTGTGCCTTCAGCCAGGGTTTTACCTCCGCgatttttttaccatttcaaACACGACGTTTCGTTTGCCCAGGGGGCAGGAGTGATGTGCCCACACAGGCCTGTCCCAGCCTCACAGGCTGGGCGAGCCCAGGGCACTGTGAGCCCCAAGTGCctcttcagcagctcctcctttcctgctcagcaggagctccccagggagctgctcctcaggccTCGATTCCATCAATGGGAGTCTGAAACCACTATTCCTTAGAGGccacttttggttttgtttcctcttcttcattCCACTGAATCATCTGCCAGAGCAAATGCCTCAGCTTCTTTCCTTCCAGCTCCCTGGGAGATGGACCCAGCACCTGCCACTAAAACCAGTGGAGTTTCCCAGACAGGGACCTTCCCACTTTTCTGCCTACAGCACTCCAGCTCACTCATTCCTGGGGGGAAAACGCAGGAAAGATGGGGATCCCACCTCCCCCTGCCTCAGGTGACACCTCCCCCGGGCATAGTGCACCAGAGCACGGAGAAACCAGGAGCTCCTGGATTATGGAGCATTCCCGGAGCAGGGCTCTTCCCAAGGCGTTTTTCCCGTTATCCACAGCAAGGCAGGACAGAGTGAGACCGGCTGTGGGCAGGTTTCAAACGGAGCAGGAACCAGGGGAATGGGGTGACGAGGCAGCAAAGGGTTCAGGAGTTTGGAGCCTCCTCTTCCCACGAGTTTAATCCTTCCCTGACGCGCTCCCCTGACCCCGGTGGGGTGTGCGGCCTCGGGACACAGGCTGTGAGCTGTACTTCTGGGACACGCCGGTAACGGGGGGATGTTCTAACCCCGGCGGGCACGGAGGCCGCGGGAGCTCACCGGGACACAGCGGCACCGCAGCGCGACCCCAGCGGCTCCCGCGCCCCGCCGCGTGCGGCCCGCGGCTGTCACCGCCCGCCGCCgagccccgggccccgccgctcccggccggCTGGGACAGAGGACTGTGCCCGCGGCCTCCGCCCGGGCAAGAACCGACCCGAGTCCCCGGGCGCGCTCCCCGAGCACCTGCGGCCGCCCTGCACCGCGGCCCCGGGCCCTGCGGCACTCGCAGCCTCTCCGGGCCGCGGCCCGCCCACCGGGAGGGACACGGGCCGCCCTCTCCCCGCCCGGGCTGCCGCTCTACCTGCGCGCCTCCTCGTCGCTGTCGGTCTCGCCGGGCCCGTCGGGCGCCGCCATGACCACATCGCACTCGGcctcggccgccgccgccgccgccatcttaCCGCGCGGGGCTGGGCCGGACCgaggcggggcggggcggggtgAGCGCCGGAACGGGCGGGGCCTCCGCCGGTGCAGCGGGCCGGGGCCcggccggcagggggcgcccGCGGAGGGGCCGGGCGGCGACATGGGGCGGGGCCGGCACCGGGAGGGGGCGGAACTCGAGCGGTGATGGTGGGCGGGGCTTATCCAGACCACGCCCCCTCCCGCCACACGGCATCGCTGTGTCGCGCGGTCCGCCCGCCCACAGGGGGGCGCTGTGGGCCGCCGCGTCCCTGCCGCGGCCACCGGTGAGGCTCGGCTGCCGCCGCCCCGGTGAGGCGGGATGGGCAAGAGCTGCAAGGTGGTGGTGTGCGGGCAGGCCTCGGTGGGGAAAACCTccatcctggagcagctgctctacGGGAACCATGTGGTCGGTGAGTGTGTCGCCGGGCAGAGGCTGCTCCGCGGTGTCGCGGGCAGGTCcggccctgggcagggctggccttgggcagggctgtccccggTCACCCACGAACATTCGGTGGGTGGGGAGGGCACAGCTccccgggctgtgccagggTTCCCATGTGTCCCCTGCCCACGCCGCCAGGCTCGGAGATGATCGAGACCCAGGAGGACATTTACGTGGGCTCCATCGAGACGGACCGGGGCGTGCGGGAGCAGGTGCGCTTCTACGACACGCGGGGGCTGCGGGacgggctggagctgcccaagCACTGCTTCTCCTGCACCGACGGCTACGTGCTGGTCTACAGCACCGACAGCAAGGAGTCCTTCAAGCGCGTCGAGCTGCTCAAGAAGGAGATCGACAAGTCCAAGGACAAGAAGGAGGTGAGTCCCCCCGGGAGAAGGAGCAGTGGAGTGAGATCTGCTCCCCTGGGACAGGGTCTCACCTTtgttttctccagcctgtcacAAGGTATTGATGGGTCCCTGACCTGTGAGACAGCAGTAACAGGCTGTCTCCTGAGATGCTCTCTGAGCATACAGGTGCTCAATTTTGAGGCTGGTTTGGGACACACAGACcccagcaggaggggaagggagcaCTGAGATCATCAGGTTTGAAAAGGCCTTGACATGGACAGGGAATAagtggctgtgccaggaccaCTACTGAGGGTTTCCATGGCAGagccagccagccctgcagctccgTGGTTGGTCGTCAGGGGCCCTTCTTACCCTTTTGGAACAGGTCACCATTGTGGTTTTGGGCAACAAGTGTGACCTGCAGGAGCAGCGCCGGGTGGACCACgatgcagcccagcactgggcCAAGGGTGAGAAGGTGAAGCTGTGGGAGGTGTCCGTGGCTGACCGGCGCACGCTGATCGAGCCCTTCATCTACCTGGCCAGCAAGATGACACAGCCACAGAGCAAGTCTGCGTTTCCCCTGAGCCGCAAGAACAAGGGCAGCGGATCCATGGATGGCTGAGCCTGCTTTCCCCTTCCATTGctacctcctcctcctcaccttccTGCTTCCCTCGCACACACTTCCTGCTGAATCCTGTCTGGTGTCACGGAACCTGTGGGAAGCAGGTGGCAGGAGGAACAATCATCCCAGGGCTAGGGATGGTCCTGGTAGATGAGAGGCACTGGGACAAGAACcactcctctccctgcccagcccctgctgctgtcacaagGGCAACAGGAAGGTCAGGATTCACTCAGTGACCCCCGCTGCTCTCAGCTGTAGGCTGGGAGAGTGGAACAGAGGCACCACACAGGCTGGCTGGAACATGGGGATTAGCTCCACATCTGGAGAGAGCAACTCCCTCTTTCTATTTCCTGATAACAAGTGGGCAGAGCCTGTTTTCTggccctgcctccagccaagcagctctccttgccctgccccagctggctctttgctgctccctggcaggtTGTCCCTTACCCTGGCAGTGTCTACTGCTCCTTTGCACACTGGAATATCCAGGCATGCTGCCCCAGGGAATGCCTAGAGCAGGGCAGATGCTCTCCCTGAAGGCAGGGTGCCTAAATCCACCATTCCAGCCCTCCTCTTCCTGAGTGCAGACTCAGCCATGAGCTTGGAGGAGATGGGGTTGTGCTACACCTGCATACCTAGGTCCTTGGAGGAGCTGGGACTGTACTTACCCTGCACACCCCAGATGCTTTGGGCTATGGTAGCTCTCACTGCCCGCTTGTCACAATGCTGCCTTCTCTCAGAACCACCGTAAGAAAAGGCACAGGTGTCCCAGTCCTACCCAGCAACAGTCGTTCCCTTCAGGTAGTCTGGATGTAGGAAAAGAACTGATGAAAAGTCCCAGTGTGTTTATACTTGTTCCTTTTATTTACTGAGTAACACAATAAAGCGATGAGATTTggttatcaaaatattttccttttttttttttttttcccaacagttATAGTACATCAAAAAAATATACAATGAACATTACAGCAGGGTACTGGCCAAGTCCCTAGAGTCTGGATATttcattttgggtttgtttttttgttgtttttttgaaTCAAACTTCACATCACTCCAAGGTTATTTACAGAGGGGCACACGTTACCGAGCGCTATGGACTATCCCTACTCCTAGTACAGCATGTGCTAAGTCAAAGGCAGTAAATGCtttggagagcaggaggggatttggggggatgCCATAACGGGGGTTTCTTACGCAGCTCGTTGCAATATTATTGTTACTAGAAGGAATGGCTTTCACAGGGTTAAAGTGCCAAGAACAGGAGTGCGTCAGGACTCCACTGGTGAGGGGCAAGGAGCAGCCatggctccagcacaggcttttTGGAACAATGGAGGGGAACAGGCCCACTGGTACCACGGCAGCTCTGCAAGCTGGAGCCCAGCTGTTCCTGGCTCCCCATGCTTCTGAGGGGCTGGGCATGGCACCAGGGGCtcacagcacaggaggggacCCATTGTCCTGCTGCGGCAGCTGGACTGGGGGTGACCCCAAGGGCCTGGGAAGGGCACAGTGAGACGGGCAGGGGTGGCTGGAGACGCACTGGCCATGGGCTGCTTGGCACTGGGGAGTGGGGACagtgtccctcctgtcccctggggcCCCACCAGCACAGGATCCTGTCCCCTGGGATGGGTCCCTACCGTGtctcctgggctgtgggacCATCTCCCTATCCCTGGCAATGCTGTTGCTGGTGGGAGCCTTCCTTCCCTCAGCTGCGCTCCAAGCCACATATCCCATCACTGCTGCAAGACCTTTCCATTGTCTCCATGCACAGCTGCTCAGTGTTCTCCTGGTGTCCTCTCTCCACTCTCCTTCCCTGGAGAAGGCATGCCCTGAGCGAGTGAATTCATACCCAGGGGCTCCCTCACTCTCCTGTCTCTGTGGCAGGAGCACGGTGGTGACTCCACAGTTGGTGCTGCCCACAGACCTTGCAGGTGTgagctccctcctgcagctttcctgccCTTGCtgaggctccagccctgggaagcagATATGTTTCAGCCATCTGAGTCACCCATTAGCCGCTTCCTGtccacctccctgtgccaggacccaTCCTGAGCGTCGTCGGAGCACGCTGGGCAAAATCCTGAAATCCGGGCGCTGCTTATGGCCAAGATGTCAGATATGTGTGCTTGTGCGTGTGGATTCCCAGGTGCACACACCAGCCTGCCTCTTCCcgagggctgggagggaatgGGAGTCACAGCAGAGGTCTGAACCAGCACCCTgggccagggacaggacagagctcAGTGTCGTGTTGGTTCTTCTGCTTCCaccactgctccagctgcctggatGCATCAGCACCGAAGGGAATTGCAGGCGGCCAATGCGGCGGGTGAGCTGCTCCCCTGGATTGCATAGATCGGGGTGGGGTGTTCCTCCAGCAAAAGGTTCATTTGGGATGCAACTCTCTATGTACAGCAGCGTGCTGGGCACCCAGAGCGCCGTGGTGACAGTCCCAGACAGGTCATGGTTGGGCTGTCAGAGCACAGTGAAACGCAGAGCTATGGCCTCGAGGTCCCTCCAGGGCCCAGCATTCCTCAGGCTATGGATGCACCTGCCACCTGATTGTCCAGGCTGCTGAGGACACCTTTGCTTTTGGGAATCATCAGTAGCTTCCTGGAAGCTCCTAACTGGGATGGGATTGGAGGGCCGGGCACGGCAGGTGAGCAGCAGCGTTGCCTTTCACTGGAGAACTGAAAGTGCTTTAGGGACATTCACTCAGCCTCACAGCATCACCCGGGAGGTaggggcagggctgtccccgcaGTGGGACAGAGACAAGGACAAGGCGCCAAGCACAGGGTCACCTCCTCGGGAAGCCAGCACCAGACAGCCTGGTgctcccagccttgctgggCGTGAGTGGGGCCCAGCTTGACCACATGCCCATCGTGTGCTtctggggccagggcagggcccgTGTGCTTTggagggaggaggtgctggCCCTGGGGTCAGCTATTGCTCTCGGAGTGAGGATACAGTCAGTGTGGCCGGTGCCCGCCACCACGGGGGCTCTTTGGCTGGTGGGACGTAGGGAGTTGTGGGGATGGGTGGCTGGTGGGTGGCACAGAAAccccctgccagcacaggcaggggcaggtcTGGCAAGGGAACAGCTAGCCCAGGCTGAGAGAGAAACTGCCAGCTTCCCACTTGTGCTGGGATTGTTTCTCCCAGTAAGAGCTGGGCTGAGATTCCCCTCACAGTTCCCTCCTcactgggctggcagggaccaGAAGGATGCTCCTTCTCCCAGGGACCAGtcagctcctctccttccagTCTGGTAACTGGGAGGGCGATGAAGAAGCAGCCAGCAGGCCAAGGACAGGCAGGCTCTGGCCATGAGACGGTCCTGCTGATTTGGACACTGTCCTCTTTTGTGCACTGCCTGGGCTCATCTGCTGAGCACGgggccagcccaggctgggggagcagtggggatgCACGGCGGGGCTGGCCAGGCTCTGTCGGGGTACCTCTGTCCAGTGGGAGCCCTCTCCAAGCAAAGGAGAAGCCGGG
Encoded proteins:
- the NKIRAS2 gene encoding NF-kappa-B inhibitor-interacting Ras-like protein 2 isoform X1; translated protein: MGKSCKVVVCGQASVGKTSILEQLLYGNHVVGSEMIETQEDIYVGSIETDRGVREQVRFYDTRGLRDGLELPKHCFSCTDGYVLVYSTDSKESFKRVELLKKEIDKSKDKKEVTIVVLGNKCDLQEQRRVDHDAAQHWAKGEKVKLWEVSVADRRTLIEPFIYLASKMTQPQSKSAFPLSRKNKGSGSMDG
- the NKIRAS2 gene encoding NF-kappa-B inhibitor-interacting Ras-like protein 2 isoform X2, producing the protein MGKSCKVVVCGQASVGKTSILEQLLYGNHVVGSEMIETQEDIYVGSIETDRGVREQVPRSPSSASSCSRRRSTSPRTRRRSPLWFWATSVTCRSSAGWTTMQPSTGPRVRR